The Deefgea tanakiae DNA segment ATTGTGGCGTATTCGGTCGATTTGCTGCGTTTGGTAAAGGCATTGAGGTGCCCGATTAAAGTATGGGGTACTGGTTCGTCTTCCGGAGCCCAATCGTCATCTTTCGATCGGCGACGACGCCATGCGATCAAGGCTGAGCACGCGGCAAGTAAAGCAAGCCCTGCACCCATTAACCAGCGGCTGAATCCCGAGGCGGGTTCGGATTCTGCAGGAGCAATGACGACTTGGCTGGCTGCTGGCCTACTCGTTTGTACCGCACTAGCGACTACGGGTGCTACCGGAGCAACCGTCACCGCCGCGACAGGGCTGGCAACGGTGCTTGCTGCATTCAGTTGGCTGAGTTTTTGATTGAGCTGCTCGACTTCAAGTTGCATTTGCAACTGCAAATCTTCGAGCATTTTTACTTTTTGCTCTAAATCTTTAGTGTATTGCGCGGCTGATGGTGGGGCGGCAGGTCGGCTGTTAGTGCTAGGCGTTGCCGCATCGAGTCGCAATTGGCCACTTTCTATTGTGGGCGCTGGGGCTGATTTTTTCTTGATTGAGCGTAGTCGCTCGGGAATGATCACCGTGGTGCCCACGCTTAATTCTGCATTCGGATCAAGGTCGGGATTGGTGTTGCTGAGTTTTTGTAGATAGCGGGGATATTGTGGTGTATTGGCTGGATAGTAGCGTTTAGTGAGTTCTTTGAGCGTCATCGGCTTTTTGATGACGAACTCTTCCACTTCTTTGAGTGGCGTTGTTTCTAGATCGCGCGATTTTTTCTCAGTCTCACGTATCGTAAAACGGCTTATTTTTTCACGTTCATTATTGACCGGCGCAATATTTAAAAACGCCGTAAAGTCGCGTGAGATTTGTTGATTACCGCAGGCGATTCTAATGGCAAAGGCGACCATGGGCTCGCCCACGGCCGAACGAGACTCAATGACGAAAGCGCCAGATTGTCCATTGTTTGGGCGCAGTTGAATGGTGGCTGAGCCTATGCTGGGTAATTCAGAATCACCATGTTGCAATTCAATACATTGCTCATGGATGGTTTCGCCCGCATTTAAGCGATAGGGCACTAGGCCACGAAATTGTTGTCCTACAAAAGATTGGATTTGCAATTCGCCCAGTGTCACGCTGTGTGCCAAAGGCATAGCTAGGCCTAACATGGTGATGGCGACGTAAAGCGGACGGAGGCGAAGAGTAAAATAGGGCATTGTTCAAGCAAACCATGAATATTTTATTTCAATCATTGTCGGGCCTTATGCCTTTCAATTCAACATTTATTAAAGCACTGCAGTTGATTCGGTTTATTTATGCAAATCACTTTAAGTGTTTTTAAAAAATAATCGAATATTAATGCTATTGCGGGATATTAAATTAAAGCGGGATAAAAGTTAAAAATTGCGCCCGCTACCAGAGGCAAAGTTGTTGAGGCGTGGTGGGAGATTCATTAAAACGTACGCCAACGCCAAGGAGCCTCACTGCTTGAGCATTGCGTTTGAGGCCTTGCTCAAGCAAACCCAGATACACACTCAAACTCGGCTCAGCGCAGATGCATTCGACAGTGGTTTGGGTGAAGTCGGCAAATTTGATTTTAACGAACGCTTTATGTGCGCGCTCGCCGCTGGCGCGCCGCATCCGTGATTGCCAATCTTGAAACAGGGCGGGTAGCGCGTTTTTACAGTCTTGTGGACTGCTCAAATCATGGGCGTAGGTGTTTTCAACCGATAAAGATTTTCTACGTTCTGCCATCGCAACGGGTCGATGGTCGATGCCTTGGGCTTGTTCATACAATTGCCTGCCAAGCCGGCCCCATTCGCTAATCAGTTGCTCTAATGATCGAGCATGGATATCGGCACAGGTATGTATACCCCGCTTGGCTAGACGTTCTGCTGTTACCTTGCCAATACCCCATAGTTTTCTGACGGGTAAATTTGGCATGAATTCTGAAATATCTTGCGGGCGAATAACAAATTGTCCATTCGGTTTGTGCCAATCGCTG contains these protein-coding regions:
- a CDS encoding type IV pilus assembly protein FimV, giving the protein MPYFTLRLRPLYVAITMLGLAMPLAHSVTLGELQIQSFVGQQFRGLVPYRLNAGETIHEQCIELQHGDSELPSIGSATIQLRPNNGQSGAFVIESRSAVGEPMVAFAIRIACGNQQISRDFTAFLNIAPVNNEREKISRFTIRETEKKSRDLETTPLKEVEEFVIKKPMTLKELTKRYYPANTPQYPRYLQKLSNTNPDLDPNAELSVGTTVIIPERLRSIKKKSAPAPTIESGQLRLDAATPSTNSRPAAPPSAAQYTKDLEQKVKMLEDLQLQMQLEVEQLNQKLSQLNAASTVASPVAAVTVAPVAPVVASAVQTSRPAASQVVIAPAESEPASGFSRWLMGAGLALLAACSALIAWRRRRSKDDDWAPEDEPVPHTLIGHLNAFTKRSKSTEYATMMSMLHAPGQGIEVSDYGSNDLAQIQIMLAQGDVSEAIDLLYKTIDEDPEDIERWLMLFRVFRQQGMKTEYAALAKNLRLVVKDEADWELVRNIGAKLDPDNHLYRRTENPLSEVADSTRPPAPHVDLDIHPEASPASMMRAFLEPKPEVKGAYVAAAVTAAPPIEEISLDFQLPDPTNHQIQGSGTINTEFDAEAFFEVDLLPPFDANDANLSWDEPSLELAPQEPKPPKTST
- the dinB gene encoding DNA polymerase IV, translated to MLIQRKIIHIDCDCFYAAVEMRDHPEWRDVPLAVGGASDRRGVLCTSNYPARQLGIRAAMSTYRAQQLCRNLIIVPPDFPRYKAASMAMRAIFADYTDVIEPLSLDEAYLDVSGQPHCEGSASRMAAEIRDRIEREIGITASAGIAPNKLLAKIASDWHKPNGQFVIRPQDISEFMPNLPVRKLWGIGKVTAERLAKRGIHTCADIHARSLEQLISEWGRLGRQLYEQAQGIDHRPVAMAERRKSLSVENTYAHDLSSPQDCKNALPALFQDWQSRMRRASGERAHKAFVKIKFADFTQTTVECICAEPSLSVYLGLLEQGLKRNAQAVRLLGVGVRFNESPTTPQQLCLW